A genomic region of Dactylococcopsis salina PCC 8305 contains the following coding sequences:
- a CDS encoding polyribonucleotide nucleotidyltransferase: MMEFEQSISFDGRDIRLKVGRFAPQAGGSVLIECGDTSVLVTATRSRGREGMDFLPLIVDYEERLYAAGRIPGGFLRREGRPPEKVTLTSRLIDRPLRPLFPQWIRDDIQVVATTLSMDELVPPDVLAVTGASFAVICAGIPFYGPMAGVRVGLVGDDFIINPTYDEIKNGDLDLVVAGTPDGVVMVEAGANQLPEQDVIEAIEFGYEAVRDLIEAQKQLMKEQGISIATEEPPAVDPTLEEFIKSKATEPIKKVLQQFDLDKKGRDELLDEIKETEIESAIEALPEDDPLRVTVTEDPKAIGKVFKEVTRHLMRRQIIEDGVRVDGRKLDQVRPVSCDVDVLPKRVHGSGLFRRGLTQVLSLATLGTPGDAQDLADELHPNDEKRYLHHYNFPPYSVGETKPLRSPGRREIGHGALAERAIMPILPSKEDFPYVLRVVSEVLSSNGSTSMGSVCGSTLALMDAGVPLTKPVSGAAMGLIKEEDEVRVLTDIQGIEDFLGDMDFKVAGTDSGITALQMDMKITGLSLDVVRQAIEQALPARLHILEKMLATIDKPKSELSPFAPHLINYRIDPDMIGLVIGPGGKTIKNITEQTGAKVDIEDSGAMTISAPDRDSAIAALNHVKGLTRKISEGDVCVGRVTRIIPIGAFVELMPGKEGMIHISQLAEYRVGKVEDEVAVDDEIVVKVREIDNKGRLNLTRLNIHPDEAAAARVAVESE, translated from the coding sequence ATGATGGAATTTGAACAGTCAATATCCTTTGATGGTCGGGATATTCGGCTTAAGGTGGGACGGTTCGCACCCCAAGCCGGCGGTTCGGTTTTAATTGAATGTGGAGACACTTCGGTATTAGTCACGGCTACTCGTAGTCGTGGACGGGAAGGAATGGATTTTTTACCTCTAATTGTGGATTATGAGGAAAGACTTTACGCGGCTGGTCGTATCCCAGGCGGTTTTTTGCGTCGAGAAGGTCGTCCTCCTGAAAAAGTCACTTTAACCAGTCGTTTGATCGATCGACCGCTACGTCCTTTATTTCCTCAATGGATACGGGATGATATTCAAGTCGTAGCGACAACGTTATCAATGGATGAGTTAGTTCCTCCCGATGTTTTGGCAGTAACAGGCGCTTCTTTTGCGGTAATCTGCGCGGGGATTCCGTTTTATGGCCCAATGGCAGGTGTGCGTGTCGGTTTAGTGGGAGATGATTTTATTATTAACCCCACCTATGATGAAATAAAAAATGGTGATTTAGATTTAGTGGTCGCTGGAACGCCAGATGGCGTGGTCATGGTGGAAGCGGGTGCGAATCAGCTACCCGAACAAGATGTCATCGAAGCCATTGAGTTCGGTTATGAGGCGGTTCGAGATTTAATTGAAGCCCAAAAGCAGTTAATGAAGGAACAAGGGATTAGCATCGCAACGGAAGAACCACCCGCCGTTGATCCGACATTAGAAGAGTTTATTAAGTCTAAGGCAACTGAACCGATTAAGAAGGTGTTACAACAGTTTGATCTCGATAAGAAAGGACGGGATGAACTGTTAGATGAGATTAAGGAAACAGAAATTGAAAGCGCGATCGAGGCACTCCCTGAAGATGATCCGTTACGAGTCACGGTGACAGAAGACCCGAAAGCCATTGGTAAAGTATTTAAAGAGGTCACTCGCCATCTCATGCGTCGCCAAATTATTGAAGATGGGGTGCGTGTGGATGGACGGAAACTGGATCAGGTGCGTCCCGTGAGTTGTGATGTGGATGTACTACCGAAACGAGTTCATGGTAGTGGTTTATTTCGTCGCGGTTTAACACAAGTGCTGTCTTTAGCCACGTTGGGAACGCCAGGAGATGCCCAAGATTTAGCCGATGAACTCCATCCCAATGATGAAAAGCGTTATCTCCATCATTATAATTTTCCGCCCTATTCTGTAGGAGAAACGAAACCGCTACGATCGCCCGGACGACGGGAAATTGGTCATGGGGCTTTAGCAGAACGGGCAATCATGCCAATTTTACCTTCTAAAGAGGATTTCCCTTATGTGTTACGAGTGGTGTCGGAGGTGCTTTCTTCCAACGGTTCGACTTCTATGGGATCGGTGTGTGGATCGACGTTAGCGTTGATGGATGCGGGTGTTCCTCTCACCAAACCCGTCAGTGGCGCGGCGATGGGTTTGATTAAGGAAGAGGACGAAGTTCGCGTTTTAACCGACATTCAAGGAATTGAAGATTTCCTCGGTGATATGGACTTTAAAGTAGCGGGAACTGATAGCGGCATTACGGCGTTACAGATGGATATGAAAATTACGGGACTCAGTTTGGATGTGGTGCGTCAAGCCATTGAACAAGCACTCCCCGCGCGGTTGCATATCTTGGAGAAAATGCTGGCAACCATTGATAAGCCGAAATCAGAGTTATCGCCGTTTGCACCGCATCTGATTAATTACAGAATTGATCCTGATATGATTGGTTTAGTGATCGGTCCTGGGGGTAAAACCATCAAGAATATTACGGAACAAACGGGCGCTAAAGTTGACATTGAAGACAGTGGCGCGATGACAATTTCTGCCCCCGATCGAGATAGCGCGATCGCGGCTTTGAATCACGTTAAAGGCTTAACTCGTAAAATTAGCGAGGGAGATGTCTGCGTTGGTCGTGTTACCCGTATCATCCCGATCGGTGCGTTTGTAGAGTTAATGCCTGGCAAAGAAGGCATGATTCACATTTCTCAGCTTGCGGAATACCGTGTCGGTAAAGTCGAAGACGAAGTGGCTGTGGATGATGAAATCGTCGTGAAAGTGCGGGAAATTGATAATAAGGGACGTTTAAACCTCACTCGCCTTAATATCCATCCTGATGAAGCTGCCGCCGCCCGTGTTGCCGTTGAAAGCGAATAA
- a CDS encoding DEP domain-containing protein encodes MWYESSEAKRLAPHQNQYFSDFISTIDLNQLAFKMRGENGVPMKMRRRGFRTFRNCFSGREGLNWLQQHLKISRNDAIRVGERLIKENWLSSLTHNTNSFQDGDVLYRFHLDE; translated from the coding sequence TTGTGGTATGAAAGCTCAGAAGCCAAACGATTAGCACCGCATCAAAATCAATACTTCTCGGATTTTATCTCTACCATTGACCTGAATCAACTGGCCTTTAAAATGCGTGGCGAAAACGGTGTTCCCATGAAAATGAGGCGTAGAGGCTTCAGAACCTTCCGTAATTGCTTTTCTGGACGAGAAGGTTTAAATTGGTTGCAACAACACCTTAAAATTAGTCGCAACGACGCAATTCGAGTGGGAGAACGTTTAATCAAAGAGAATTGGCTTTCCTCACTCACTCACAATACAAACTCCTTTCAAGATGGAGATGTCCTCTACCGCTTCCACCTCGACGAATAG
- a CDS encoding phycobilisome linker polypeptide, with product MRMFKITACVPSQTRIRTQRELQNTYFTKLVPYENWFTEQQRIMKMGGKIVKVQLATGKPGTNTGLV from the coding sequence ATGAGAATGTTTAAAATAACCGCTTGTGTTCCCAGTCAAACTCGGATTCGCACACAGCGTGAGTTACAAAATACTTACTTTACCAAGCTCGTTCCCTACGAAAACTGGTTTACTGAACAGCAACGCATTATGAAAATGGGCGGCAAAATTGTCAAAGTTCAGTTAGCGACTGGAAAACCAGGAACAAATACTGGTTTAGTTTAA
- the apcB gene encoding allophycocyanin subunit beta codes for MQDAITSVINSADVQGKYLDDVAMEKLKGYFQTGQLRVRAANIISANAATIVKEAVAKSLLYSDITRPGGNMYTTRRYAACIRDLDYYLRYSTYAMLAGDPSILDERVLNGLKETYNSLGVPINATVQAIQAMKEVTAGLVGPDAGKEMGVYFDYICSGLS; via the coding sequence ATGCAAGACGCAATTACCTCTGTCATTAACTCTGCTGACGTTCAAGGAAAATACCTTGATGATGTTGCCATGGAAAAGCTCAAAGGCTATTTCCAAACGGGTCAACTGCGAGTTCGTGCTGCTAATATCATTAGTGCTAACGCTGCGACCATCGTCAAAGAAGCGGTTGCGAAATCTTTACTCTATTCCGACATTACCCGTCCTGGCGGTAATATGTACACTACCCGTCGTTATGCTGCTTGCATTCGCGACTTAGACTATTATCTCCGTTACTCTACCTACGCGATGCTCGCAGGTGATCCTTCTATTCTCGATGAGCGTGTTCTCAATGGCTTAAAAGAAACCTATAACTCTTTAGGTGTTCCTATTAACGCCACTGTCCAAGCGATTCAAGCGATGAAAGAAGTAACCGCAGGTCTCGTTGGCCCTGATGCGGGTAAAGAAATGGGTGTTTATTTCGATTACATCTGCTCTGGCTTAAGCTAA
- the apcA gene encoding allophycocyanin subunit alpha codes for MSIVTKSIVNADAEARYLSPGELDRIKAFVEGGDQRLRIAQTLTGARERIVKQAGDQLFQKRPDVVSPGGNAYGEEMTATCLRDMDYYLRLVTYGVVAGDVTPIEEIGLVGVREMYNSLGTPVNAVAESVRCMKDVACSMMSAEDAGEAASYFDYVIGAMQ; via the coding sequence ATGAGTATCGTCACGAAGTCCATCGTGAATGCTGATGCTGAGGCCCGTTACCTCAGCCCTGGCGAATTAGACCGTATTAAAGCCTTTGTTGAAGGTGGAGATCAACGCCTCCGCATTGCTCAAACTCTCACTGGCGCTCGTGAGCGTATCGTTAAGCAAGCTGGCGACCAACTTTTCCAAAAACGTCCTGATGTGGTTTCTCCTGGCGGTAACGCTTATGGTGAAGAAATGACTGCGACTTGCTTACGAGATATGGATTATTACCTCCGTCTCGTGACTTATGGTGTCGTTGCTGGTGATGTCACTCCGATTGAAGAAATTGGTTTAGTAGGCGTTCGGGAAATGTACAACTCTCTCGGTACTCCTGTTAACGCAGTTGCGGAAAGTGTCCGTTGCATGAAAGATGTGGCTTGCTCCATGATGTCTGCTGAAGATGCTGGCGAGGCGGCTTCCTACTTCGATTATGTCATCGGCGCTATGCAGTAA
- a CDS encoding element excision factor XisH family protein, giving the protein MNRDLYHNEVRHALEKDGWLITDDPFRLRWGKKDMYVDSAAEKLLLAVKDKQKIAVEIKTFGGASSVADAQKSLGQYFIYLSVIKRLFPERHLYLALHEEAYEDFFNEPLGEIILTDYQVPLLIFDPNQEVIIRWIN; this is encoded by the coding sequence ATGAATCGTGATCTTTACCACAACGAAGTTCGCCATGCTCTAGAAAAAGATGGATGGTTAATTACTGATGATCCGTTCCGTTTGCGTTGGGGAAAAAAAGATATGTATGTTGACTCAGCCGCAGAAAAATTGCTACTAGCAGTTAAAGATAAGCAAAAAATAGCGGTGGAAATTAAAACCTTTGGGGGAGCTTCTTCTGTTGCTGATGCTCAAAAATCTTTGGGGCAATACTTTATTTACCTTTCGGTTATTAAACGCTTGTTTCCTGAACGTCATCTTTACCTAGCACTCCATGAAGAGGCTTACGAAGATTTTTTTAATGAACCCCTGGGTGAAATCATTCTCACAGATTATCAAGTTCCCCTTCTCATCTTTGATCCTAATCAGGAGGTTATTATTCGATGGATAAATTAA
- a CDS encoding XisI protein, whose translation MDKLTHYRKLIREILSNHGKIPYPQGNIKFETVFDPESDRYLLMILGHENKRYEHGCLIHVDIINDKIWIQRDGTEIGVANELVEAGIPKEEIVLGFKSPQRRKDTEFAIS comes from the coding sequence ATGGATAAATTAACTCATTACCGAAAGTTGATTCGAGAAATTTTGAGTAATCATGGGAAGATTCCTTACCCACAGGGAAACATCAAGTTTGAAACCGTTTTTGACCCTGAATCCGATCGCTATCTTTTAATGATTCTAGGTCACGAAAACAAGCGTTATGAGCATGGTTGTCTAATTCATGTTGATATTATCAACGACAAAATTTGGATTCAACGAGATGGAACAGAAATCGGAGTAGCCAACGAACTGGTAGAAGCAGGGATTCCGAAAGAAGAAATTGTTTTGGGATTTAAGTCACCTCAGCGCAGAAAGGACACAGAATTTGCAATAAGCTAA
- a CDS encoding peroxiredoxin, with translation MFRRHFLTLSLTLCLALFCLIPNAEALGGKQPSLNEPAPEFTLPTNTGDGKISLSDYQGKWVVLYFYPEDFTSGCTLEAKRFQQDLSKYQARNAQIIGVSADDVQSHEAFCDATGVEFPLLADTDGSVSKAYGSWLGIRSLRHTYLIDPDGMLREIFLGVKPPIHSRQVLARLDELQQ, from the coding sequence ATGTTCCGTCGCCATTTTCTCACCCTTTCCTTAACGCTCTGTTTGGCTCTTTTTTGTCTCATCCCTAACGCTGAAGCATTAGGGGGAAAACAACCGTCGCTGAATGAACCAGCCCCAGAATTTACGCTTCCCACTAACACAGGAGACGGGAAAATTTCCTTGTCTGATTATCAAGGAAAATGGGTGGTTTTATATTTTTATCCTGAAGACTTTACCTCTGGTTGTACCCTCGAAGCCAAACGCTTCCAACAAGATTTAAGCAAATATCAGGCTCGTAACGCTCAAATTATCGGGGTGAGTGCGGATGATGTACAGTCTCACGAAGCCTTTTGTGATGCCACTGGGGTTGAGTTTCCCTTGTTAGCGGATACCGATGGCTCTGTGAGCAAGGCTTATGGATCATGGTTAGGGATTCGATCGTTGCGTCACACTTATCTTATTGATCCTGATGGGATGCTTCGGGAAATCTTTCTTGGGGTGAAACCTCCCATCCACAGCCGACAAGTTTTAGCTCGTCTCGATGAGTTGCAACAGTAA
- the glpK gene encoding glycerol kinase GlpK, with the protein METKQKYVLALDLGTTGNRAIIFDRNGEVVGQSYGELTQYYPQPGWLEHDPMEIWHDTRSCMEQVLRSTDVAPSEIAATGLTVQRETCLLWDKTTGKPLHRAIVWQDRRTAHYCLELTKKGYAEKIQNSTGLVLDAYFSASKLSWLLDWVKQNQPEMNLDHVLAGTIDTWILWNLTGRRVHSTDHSNASRTMLMNLATQQWDAELLDLFGIPVHLMPEIRPSLGDFGAIDAEILGTEIPVRSVFGDQQAALYAHGCNQKGMLKCTYGTGCFLISQSGQELTRSKHQLLSTVAWSEANGGQPVTNYALEGAMFTTGACIQWLRDGMKLIKSAPETETLARQVKDTDGVYFVPALSGLGAPHWDMNARGAFLGITGGVQREHMVRAVLESIAYQVKEVVDAMNKDSDTPISLLKVDGGASQNNFLMEFQADVLGIPVERPAILDATAQGAAFGAGLAVGFWNDYDELVAKRKRDRSFIPSKNQQQAQDQFSIWQKAVGRAKNWMD; encoded by the coding sequence GTGGAAACTAAGCAAAAATACGTCCTCGCCCTCGATTTGGGAACAACTGGAAATCGTGCTATTATCTTCGATCGAAACGGTGAAGTTGTGGGACAATCTTATGGAGAATTAACCCAATATTATCCGCAGCCAGGGTGGTTAGAACATGACCCGATGGAAATTTGGCATGATACTCGTAGCTGTATGGAACAGGTTTTAAGAAGTACCGATGTTGCTCCTTCAGAAATTGCGGCGACGGGGTTAACGGTACAACGAGAAACCTGTTTATTATGGGATAAAACCACAGGAAAACCGTTACATCGGGCGATCGTTTGGCAAGATCGGCGCACGGCTCATTACTGTCTGGAATTAACGAAAAAAGGGTATGCTGAGAAGATTCAAAATAGCACGGGTTTAGTTTTAGATGCTTATTTCTCGGCGAGTAAGTTGTCTTGGTTGTTGGATTGGGTGAAACAAAATCAGCCAGAGATGAATCTTGACCATGTTTTAGCGGGAACAATTGACACCTGGATTCTCTGGAATTTAACGGGAAGACGAGTTCATAGTACAGATCACAGCAACGCCAGCCGTACTATGTTGATGAATTTGGCAACGCAACAGTGGGACGCTGAGTTATTAGATTTATTTGGGATTCCAGTCCATTTGATGCCGGAAATTCGTCCTAGTTTGGGAGATTTTGGCGCGATCGATGCCGAGATTTTAGGGACAGAAATTCCCGTTCGATCGGTCTTCGGTGATCAACAAGCGGCGCTTTATGCTCATGGTTGTAATCAAAAAGGAATGCTTAAGTGTACTTACGGAACGGGTTGTTTCCTGATTTCTCAAAGCGGACAAGAATTGACGCGATCGAAGCATCAACTGCTTTCAACAGTAGCTTGGAGTGAAGCCAATGGCGGTCAACCCGTCACGAACTACGCCTTAGAGGGAGCAATGTTCACCACTGGCGCTTGTATCCAATGGTTGCGAGATGGGATGAAACTGATTAAATCCGCACCCGAAACGGAAACCTTAGCCCGTCAGGTGAAAGATACCGACGGCGTTTATTTTGTTCCTGCTTTAAGTGGGTTAGGTGCGCCTCACTGGGATATGAATGCTAGAGGGGCGTTTTTAGGGATTACTGGCGGTGTGCAACGAGAACATATGGTGAGGGCGGTTTTAGAGTCCATTGCTTACCAAGTGAAAGAAGTGGTGGATGCGATGAATAAAGATAGCGATACGCCGATCTCTTTGTTAAAAGTCGATGGGGGCGCTTCCCAAAATAACTTTTTGATGGAGTTTCAAGCGGATGTTTTAGGAATCCCTGTGGAACGTCCCGCGATTCTCGATGCTACCGCACAAGGGGCCGCTTTTGGTGCAGGATTAGCGGTTGGTTTCTGGAATGATTATGATGAGTTAGTGGCGAAAAGAAAGCGCGATCGAAGTTTTATCCCCAGTAAAAATCAACAGCAAGCGCAAGATCAATTTAGTATCTGGCAAAAAGCCGTTGGACGTGCTAAAAATTGGATGGATTGA
- a CDS encoding DUF3179 domain-containing protein: protein MKPIAKITLGTISLLTLSLGGMVVQAGGWDNFKLQYFHLTSVFHDQSQELEDIKKQNNKPKDTARIDLNNLFNGGPPKDGIPSIDDPKFDTAETTPFDKDETVIGVVINGEAKAYPYKIMNWHEIVNDTIGGINVSVTYCPLCDTIATFTRGNTTFGVSGKLYQSCLVMYDRADDTLYAQPWTLGIVGSRVNQSLERLPSVKTSLGDWLEKHPDSEILSTETGYDRNYQRYPYGSYYTDDRIIFSVRNQDQRELHPKAIVSYIWESGNGTPKGEFSGASQQFPHQEMKQVGEKTVQFNGRKIQARWDEELETVIVEEMDETRIPSSPAFAFVYPAFFGES from the coding sequence ATGAAACCGATCGCAAAAATTACCCTTGGTACAATTTCCCTTCTCACCCTCAGTTTAGGCGGAATGGTGGTTCAAGCAGGTGGCTGGGATAACTTTAAACTCCAATACTTTCACCTGACATCAGTTTTCCATGATCAAAGTCAAGAGTTAGAAGATATTAAGAAACAGAATAACAAACCCAAAGACACCGCACGCATTGATCTGAATAATTTATTTAATGGTGGCCCCCCAAAAGATGGGATTCCTAGCATTGATGATCCTAAGTTTGATACAGCCGAAACTACTCCTTTTGACAAAGACGAAACCGTGATTGGTGTGGTGATTAATGGGGAAGCGAAAGCCTATCCTTATAAAATTATGAACTGGCACGAAATTGTTAATGATACCATCGGCGGAATTAATGTTAGCGTGACTTATTGTCCATTATGCGACACGATCGCCACGTTTACTCGCGGTAACACCACCTTTGGGGTTTCAGGGAAACTTTATCAAAGCTGTCTCGTCATGTACGATCGCGCTGACGATACTCTCTACGCCCAACCTTGGACATTAGGAATCGTCGGTTCGAGAGTGAATCAGAGTTTGGAACGTCTTCCCTCGGTTAAAACCAGTTTAGGAGACTGGTTAGAAAAACATCCTGATAGTGAAATTCTTTCTACTGAGACGGGATACGATCGCAACTATCAAAGATATCCCTACGGAAGTTATTATACGGACGATCGAATCATTTTTTCCGTTCGCAATCAAGACCAAAGAGAGTTACATCCCAAAGCCATTGTTAGTTACATTTGGGAAAGTGGGAATGGAACTCCCAAAGGTGAATTTTCTGGCGCAAGTCAACAGTTTCCTCACCAAGAAATGAAGCAAGTGGGAGAGAAAACGGTTCAATTTAATGGACGTAAAATTCAAGCCCGTTGGGATGAAGAATTAGAAACGGTTATTGTCGAAGAAATGGACGAAACACGGATTCCTAGTTCTCCTGCTTTTGCGTTTGTTTATCCCGCCTTTTTTGGGGAAAGTTAA
- a CDS encoding UPF0182 family protein: protein MQFTSQFLDKFKKNNATESKQREKFLISAKNWLKLLPLLIILIPFGEIITRLLVEWFWFQEVNYQGVWLKRLITQLGLGGGVFLISALFLGINFNLAQKLQFTDSEEDSPSKLVLGKMNLRSLLIVIGLICLLISLMLIHYLQVSVYLIESGFNLPLLENIVDISGLSENYEVNNLNPFLSSPFKLQLVKPLLERVMTSQWQILLILAIFAILLMRISFWLKSFAVIINVFFTVTIALNWTKVLPFLYRTNFELFDPLFNKDIGFYIFSLPIWELLDFWLGGLFLYSLLAVSLMYLCSGNSISDGKFPGFSYPQLRHLYTLGGMVFLTLSLRHGLARYELLYSERGAIYGASYTDVQVQLPIETLLSIVAAVTAVWLFWHALTHSMRFRIKGRSHWLGFILYIGAVILGITLSPIAQRFEVLPNELEREQPYIERSIQLTRAAFGLDQIEEQRFDPEDTLTREEVEANQQTISNIRLWDARPLLQTNRQLQQIRLYYEFADADIDRYTLRVNIDDPENVSKRTERQQMIIAPRELDFNSVPKQAQTWVNKHLVYTHGYGFTLSPVNQVGEGGLPKYFIKDIGTGQEEAAGDLRTKSPQIRDSIPIGKPRIYYGELTDNYVMIQTKQPELDFPTGEDNAYNTYDGKGGIPIGSWWRRSIFAQYLKDWQMLFTQNFTPETKLLMRRDIKERVKAIAPFLQFDSDPYLVTADTEDTALGPPENSLHWVIDAYTISDRYPYSDPGSYRFNYIRNSVKVVVDAYDGDVQFYIADLNDPIIQSWEKVFPNLFQPLWQMPITLKAHIRYPVDLFKVQSERLLTYHMIDPQVFYNREDQWQIPQEIYANEARSVEPYYLTMKLPTEQREEFILLLPFTPTERNNLTAWLAGRSDGQFYGKQLLYQFPKQRLIFGPEQIEALINQDPVISQQISLWNQQGSRAIQGNLLVIPIEQSLLYVEPVYLEAERNSLPTLIRVIVVYENRIVMAKTLQGAIDAIFLPEDSDTPAIIRPVEEVTPSLEIETQE, encoded by the coding sequence GTGCAATTTACTTCCCAATTTCTAGATAAATTCAAAAAGAATAATGCTACCGAAAGCAAACAGCGAGAAAAATTTTTAATCAGTGCTAAAAATTGGTTAAAATTACTACCTTTACTGATTATATTAATCCCTTTCGGAGAAATTATCACTCGTTTATTAGTGGAATGGTTTTGGTTTCAGGAAGTAAATTATCAAGGAGTTTGGTTAAAACGATTAATCACACAATTAGGATTAGGTGGAGGCGTTTTCCTGATTTCAGCATTATTTTTAGGAATCAACTTTAATCTCGCGCAAAAATTACAGTTCACTGACTCAGAAGAAGATTCCCCATCAAAACTCGTATTGGGTAAAATGAATTTGCGCTCTCTCTTAATTGTAATTGGGTTAATTTGTTTACTGATTAGTTTAATGTTAATCCATTACTTACAAGTGAGCGTTTATCTCATAGAGTCGGGGTTTAATCTGCCTTTATTAGAGAACATTGTTGATATTTCTGGATTATCTGAGAATTATGAAGTTAATAATTTAAATCCGTTTTTATCATCCCCGTTTAAGTTACAACTGGTTAAACCGTTACTAGAAAGAGTGATGACATCGCAATGGCAAATTTTATTAATCCTTGCCATTTTTGCCATTTTACTAATGAGGATTAGCTTTTGGCTAAAAAGTTTTGCTGTGATCATTAATGTTTTCTTTACCGTAACGATCGCGCTAAACTGGACAAAAGTTTTACCCTTTCTTTATCGGACAAATTTTGAGTTATTTGATCCATTATTTAATAAAGATATTGGCTTTTATATTTTTAGTCTTCCCATTTGGGAACTTTTAGATTTTTGGTTGGGAGGACTATTTTTATACAGTTTATTAGCAGTGAGTTTGATGTATCTCTGTTCTGGAAATAGTATCTCTGATGGCAAGTTTCCAGGATTTTCTTACCCGCAACTCCGTCATTTGTACACTTTGGGAGGGATGGTTTTTCTTACCTTATCTCTCCGTCATGGTTTAGCACGGTACGAATTGTTATATTCAGAGCGTGGGGCAATTTATGGCGCAAGTTATACTGATGTTCAGGTGCAATTGCCGATCGAAACGTTGTTAAGTATTGTGGCGGCGGTAACTGCAGTTTGGTTATTTTGGCACGCTTTAACCCACTCGATGCGGTTTCGGATTAAAGGACGTTCTCATTGGTTGGGATTTATTCTTTACATTGGGGCAGTAATTTTAGGGATAACTTTAAGTCCGATTGCCCAAAGGTTTGAGGTTCTCCCCAATGAACTGGAACGAGAACAACCCTACATCGAACGATCGATCCAGTTAACTCGCGCCGCCTTTGGGTTAGATCAGATTGAGGAACAACGATTTGATCCTGAAGATACACTCACCAGAGAAGAAGTAGAAGCGAATCAACAAACCATCAGTAATATTCGCTTGTGGGATGCCCGTCCTTTGTTGCAAACCAACCGTCAACTGCAACAGATTCGATTATATTACGAGTTTGCGGATGCAGATATCGATCGATATACCCTCCGAGTCAACATTGATGATCCTGAAAATGTGAGTAAACGAACTGAACGTCAGCAAATGATTATCGCCCCACGAGAATTAGATTTTAATTCTGTTCCGAAACAAGCGCAAACTTGGGTGAACAAGCATTTAGTTTATACTCATGGCTATGGCTTTACTCTCTCCCCAGTGAATCAGGTAGGAGAAGGAGGGCTACCCAAATACTTTATTAAAGATATTGGCACGGGACAAGAAGAAGCAGCAGGAGATTTAAGAACCAAGAGTCCACAAATTCGAGACAGTATCCCCATTGGTAAGCCGAGAATTTATTATGGGGAACTTACCGATAATTATGTGATGATTCAGACCAAACAGCCAGAATTGGACTTTCCCACTGGCGAGGATAATGCGTATAACACTTATGACGGGAAAGGGGGAATTCCCATTGGTAGTTGGTGGCGAAGAAGTATTTTTGCACAGTATCTCAAAGATTGGCAAATGCTGTTTACGCAGAATTTTACTCCTGAAACAAAGTTATTAATGCGGCGAGATATTAAAGAACGAGTGAAGGCGATCGCGCCGTTTTTACAGTTTGATAGTGATCCTTACTTAGTCACAGCAGACACAGAAGACACAGCCCTTGGCCCCCCTGAAAATTCTTTGCATTGGGTGATTGATGCTTATACCATCAGCGATCGTTATCCTTATTCTGATCCTGGCAGTTATCGGTTTAACTATATTCGTAATTCGGTGAAAGTGGTTGTGGATGCTTATGACGGCGATGTACAGTTTTATATTGCCGATCTCAATGATCCGATTATTCAATCTTGGGAAAAGGTATTTCCGAATTTATTTCAGCCCCTGTGGCAAATGCCAATCACCTTAAAAGCACATATTCGCTATCCCGTAGATTTGTTTAAGGTGCAGTCGGAACGTTTACTAACCTATCACATGATTGACCCCCAGGTGTTTTATAACCGTGAAGATCAATGGCAAATTCCCCAAGAAATTTATGCCAACGAAGCGCGATCGGTTGAACCCTATTATCTCACGATGAAACTACCCACAGAACAACGTGAGGAGTTTATTTTATTGCTTCCTTTTACCCCCACAGAACGCAATAATCTCACCGCTTGGTTAGCGGGTCGATCGGACGGTCAGTTTTACGGAAAACAGCTACTATACCAATTTCCGAAACAAAGATTGATTTTCGGACCCGAACAAATTGAAGCGTTAATCAACCAAGACCCTGTGATTTCACAACAGATTTCCTTATGGAATCAACAAGGATCACGGGCGATTCAGGGGAATTTATTGGTGATTCCCATTGAACAGTCGTTATTGTATGTAGAACCCGTGTATTTGGAAGCAGAACGAAATAGTCTTCCCACCTTAATTCGCGTGATTGTGGTGTATGAGAATCGGATTGTGATGGCGAAAACCTTACAGGGGGCGATCGATGCGATTTTCTTACCAGAAGATAGCGACACCCCAGCAATTATCCGTCCAGTGGAGGAAGTGACTCCTTCTTTAGAAATAGAAACCCAAGAATAA